Proteins co-encoded in one Kutzneria chonburiensis genomic window:
- a CDS encoding MupA/Atu3671 family FMN-dependent luciferase-like monooxygenase, producing the protein MDLSLFFFADTAATAGCYDLLLASARFADANGFSAVWTPERHFHSFGGQYPNAAVIGAALAAVTERVGIRAGSVVAPLHHPARIAEEWSVVDNLSNGRVGVSFASGWHKVDFVVRPENHADRKQIMFDSVETVRQLWRGDEVKFPDAEGGHTAVRLYPPPVQPELPIWITAAGSPDTFRTAGRMGAGMLTHQLGQSHDALASNIALYRSELAATRGPDARGHVAVMLHTMIGTDRDQVRDTVREPFSNYLRSSIDLIARDTVGAAPGDFDLSRLPARDKEFMVRLSFDRYFNDAGLFGTVDDGVEVVRRLRSIGVDEIACLIDFGVEQDTVLRNLHHLGDLRSRIAHA; encoded by the coding sequence ATGGATCTCAGTCTGTTCTTCTTCGCCGACACCGCCGCCACGGCAGGCTGTTACGACCTGCTGCTGGCCAGCGCCCGTTTCGCCGACGCCAACGGCTTCTCGGCGGTGTGGACGCCCGAGCGGCATTTCCACTCCTTCGGCGGGCAGTACCCCAACGCCGCCGTGATCGGCGCCGCGTTGGCCGCCGTGACCGAGCGCGTCGGCATCCGGGCCGGCAGCGTCGTCGCGCCGTTGCACCATCCGGCCCGTATCGCCGAGGAGTGGTCCGTCGTCGACAACCTGTCCAACGGGCGCGTCGGCGTGTCCTTCGCCTCCGGTTGGCACAAGGTCGACTTCGTGGTGCGGCCCGAGAACCATGCCGACCGCAAGCAGATCATGTTCGATTCGGTCGAGACCGTTCGGCAGTTGTGGCGTGGCGACGAGGTCAAGTTCCCCGACGCCGAGGGCGGGCACACCGCCGTGCGCCTCTATCCGCCGCCCGTCCAGCCCGAGCTGCCTATCTGGATCACCGCCGCCGGCTCGCCCGACACCTTCCGCACCGCCGGGCGGATGGGCGCCGGCATGCTCACCCACCAGCTCGGCCAGAGCCACGACGCCTTGGCGTCCAACATCGCCCTCTACCGTTCCGAGCTCGCCGCCACCCGCGGCCCCGACGCCCGCGGACACGTCGCCGTCATGCTCCACACCATGATCGGCACCGACCGCGACCAGGTCCGCGACACCGTTCGCGAGCCTTTCAGCAACTACCTGCGCAGCTCCATCGACCTCATCGCCCGTGACACCGTCGGCGCCGCCCCCGGCGACTTCGACCTCAGCCGTCTGCCCGCCCGGGACAAGGAGTTCATGGTCCGGCTGTCCTTCGACCGCTACTTCAACGACGCCGGCCTCTTCGGCACCGTCGACGACGGCGTCGAGGTGGTCCGCCGCTTGCGGTCCATCGGCGTCGACGAGATCGCCTGCCTCATCGACTTCGGCGTCGAGCAGGACACCGTGCTCCGCAACCTCCACCACCTCGGCGACCTCCGCTCGCGCATCGCCCACGCGTGA
- a CDS encoding TauD/TfdA family dioxygenase: MTTALTDRPGETFGLALSDHERSALHTLAERLTHTPPALVDDAGWVDLARTASCQLPSRLSEAIRAFRHDPGIDGTLTISNLPIAADRLPPTPTVKDSVERAATIAAATAMLLGQQLGEVIAYRDEKHGALVQNVIPVRSLATTQSNGGSVPLELHTENAFHPHRPDYVGLLCLRPAHQDRVGTQVAAIRRALPLLDDADVTTLREPRFSTAAPPSFRSADTSSPSAVLLGDPEDPDICVDFSATTALDDKAAQALSRLRDALVEVRTDLVLRPSDMVFVDNRLVVHGRVAFTPRYDGHDRWLHRVFVHLDPRRSRPSRPDNGPVLT; the protein is encoded by the coding sequence TTGACGACTGCGCTCACCGATCGTCCCGGTGAAACCTTCGGCCTGGCGCTCAGCGACCACGAGCGTTCGGCCTTGCACACCTTGGCCGAGCGACTCACCCACACCCCGCCGGCCCTGGTCGACGACGCCGGCTGGGTCGACCTCGCCCGTACCGCCAGCTGCCAGCTCCCGTCTCGGCTCAGCGAGGCCATCCGCGCCTTCCGCCACGATCCCGGCATCGACGGGACCTTGACGATCAGCAATCTCCCCATCGCCGCCGACCGCCTGCCGCCGACACCCACCGTCAAGGACTCCGTCGAGCGCGCCGCCACCATCGCCGCCGCCACCGCCATGCTGTTGGGCCAGCAGCTCGGCGAGGTCATCGCCTACCGTGACGAGAAGCACGGCGCGTTGGTGCAGAACGTCATCCCCGTGCGGTCTTTGGCCACCACCCAGAGCAACGGCGGCTCCGTGCCGCTCGAGCTCCACACCGAGAACGCCTTCCACCCCCACCGCCCCGACTACGTCGGCCTCCTGTGCCTTCGCCCCGCCCACCAGGACCGCGTCGGCACCCAGGTCGCCGCCATCCGCCGCGCTCTGCCCCTGCTCGACGACGCCGACGTCACCACCCTCCGCGAGCCTCGCTTCTCCACCGCCGCCCCGCCCTCTTTCCGTTCCGCCGACACCTCTTCCCCCAGCGCCGTCCTCCTCGGCGACCCCGAGGACCCCGACATCTGCGTCGACTTCTCCGCCACCACCGCCCTCGACGACAAGGCCGCCCAGGCCCTCTCCCGCCTCCGTGACGCCCTCGTCGAGGTCCGCACCGACCTCGTGCTCCGCCCCAGCGACATGGTCTTCGTCGACAACCGACTCGTCGTCCACGGCCGCGTCGCCTTCACCCCCCGTTACGACGGCCACGACCGTTGGCTGCACCGCGTCTTCGTCCACCTCGACCCCCGCCGCAGCCGCCCGTCCCGCCCCGACAACGGCCCCGTGCTGACCTGA
- a CDS encoding acyl-CoA dehydrogenase family protein, which produces MFELDDKFRALRGASADMAAELREHALAVDADPYDMKPHLDVAAFRLIREFMIPLRLTDGPPRIGRHEFSPGTCLQGIVWSLEFAYGDPGMVLAAPGSSLAGVLVDQLGNAAQQEHFYGALADGATWSFFGMTEPDRGNDAAGLETALRQESPDLYRLTGTKKYIGNGSRGAIGVVFARTGSGPLSIRAAIVEAGAPGFVTTPLDMVGLRGACLGEMRMQDVPVPTEMLLGGHLPATRRGLWGAVRVFNTMRAHVAALAVGTGLALVDLVRAERPLVPGADDLAARLEACRQLVYTAAASVDRDRNAAGPSSVAKSAAAALGHEVSRWAVRSLPPRRSWRIRCWRSGPVTSAPSSSWRAPPTSSASTSPRLT; this is translated from the coding sequence GTGTTCGAGCTCGACGACAAGTTCCGCGCGCTGCGCGGGGCCAGCGCCGATATGGCCGCTGAGCTGCGAGAACACGCCCTCGCGGTGGACGCCGACCCGTACGACATGAAGCCCCATCTCGATGTGGCGGCGTTCAGGCTGATCCGCGAGTTCATGATCCCGCTGCGGTTGACCGACGGCCCGCCGCGCATCGGCCGGCACGAATTCTCGCCGGGAACCTGCCTGCAAGGCATCGTGTGGTCGCTGGAGTTCGCGTACGGCGATCCCGGCATGGTGCTCGCCGCGCCGGGGTCGAGTCTGGCCGGCGTGCTCGTCGACCAGTTGGGCAACGCCGCGCAGCAGGAGCACTTCTACGGCGCGTTGGCCGACGGCGCCACCTGGTCGTTCTTCGGCATGACCGAGCCGGACCGGGGCAACGACGCCGCCGGGCTGGAAACCGCGCTGCGGCAGGAAAGTCCCGACCTGTACCGGCTGACCGGCACCAAGAAGTACATCGGCAACGGATCACGCGGCGCGATCGGTGTCGTGTTCGCCCGTACCGGCAGCGGTCCGCTGTCCATCCGTGCGGCCATTGTCGAGGCCGGCGCGCCCGGGTTCGTGACGACGCCGCTGGACATGGTCGGGCTGCGCGGCGCGTGCCTGGGCGAGATGCGTATGCAGGACGTCCCGGTACCGACGGAGATGCTGCTCGGCGGGCACCTGCCCGCTACCCGTCGCGGGTTGTGGGGCGCTGTTCGCGTGTTCAACACGATGCGGGCCCACGTCGCCGCCTTGGCCGTCGGCACCGGTCTGGCGCTGGTCGATCTCGTACGGGCCGAGCGGCCCCTCGTCCCCGGTGCCGACGATCTTGCCGCTCGCCTGGAGGCGTGCCGGCAGCTCGTGTACACCGCCGCCGCCTCGGTCGACCGGGACCGCAATGCCGCCGGGCCGTCGAGCGTGGCCAAGTCGGCCGCCGCCGCGTTGGGGCACGAGGTCAGCCGTTGGGCGGTGCGATCGCTACCCCCGAGGCGATCGTGGCGCATCCGCTGCTGGAGAAGTGGACCCGTGACGTCTGCTCCTTCGAGTTCATGGAGGGCACCACCGACATCCAGCGCCAGCACGTCGCCAAGGCTTACCTGA